Proteins encoded together in one Olsenella timonensis window:
- a CDS encoding tyrosine-protein phosphatase has product MRDIVEPYGSNYGKIALEGLHNTRDLGGLPASGAHILPHRLLRSGMLGPATTEDTRVLRDVYDVRLVIDLRTDEEAERWPDPMELLPEAHLVRLPVFRAPGGGDAQEAIRTLGEKLKSGELDITDLFAGLYPRFVLGEDGIAAYRGLFRELLGLEEGAALWHCSAGKDRCGMASVLVETALGVPWDLVEKDYLATNELIEAMGAAQNMFDVGGVDARYLRAALDAIDEAYGSLDAYLADALGVDDDAREELRRKFVVA; this is encoded by the coding sequence ATGCGGGACATCGTCGAGCCATATGGGTCCAACTACGGGAAGATCGCCCTCGAGGGGTTGCACAACACCCGCGACCTGGGAGGGCTTCCCGCGAGCGGCGCGCACATCCTGCCGCACCGCCTGCTGCGCTCCGGGATGCTCGGACCGGCAACGACCGAGGACACGAGGGTGCTGCGAGACGTCTATGACGTTCGCCTCGTCATAGACCTTCGCACCGACGAGGAGGCGGAGCGCTGGCCCGACCCCATGGAGCTCCTCCCGGAAGCGCACCTCGTCCGCCTGCCCGTGTTCCGGGCGCCGGGCGGCGGAGACGCGCAGGAGGCGATAAGAACGCTGGGCGAGAAGCTCAAGAGCGGCGAGCTGGACATCACCGACCTGTTCGCCGGCCTCTACCCGCGCTTCGTGCTCGGCGAGGACGGAATCGCCGCCTACCGCGGCCTCTTCCGTGAGCTTCTCGGCCTCGAGGAGGGGGCGGCGCTTTGGCACTGCTCCGCCGGCAAGGACCGCTGCGGCATGGCCTCCGTGCTGGTTGAGACGGCGCTTGGCGTCCCCTGGGACCTCGTCGAGAAGGACTATCTCGCCACGAACGAGCTGATCGAGGCGATGGGCGCGGCGCAGAACATGTTCGACGTCGGCGGCGTGGACGCCCGCTACCTCCGCGCGGCGCTCGACGCGATCGACGAGGCGTACGGCTCGCTCGACGCGTATCTTGCCGACGCACTCGGCGTCGACGACGACGCGCGCGAAGAGCTGCGGCGCAAGTTCGTCGTGGCATAG
- a CDS encoding TetR-like C-terminal domain-containing protein, with amino-acid sequence MPSQLTKRALEESLKSLLLEKPLGKITIADITDDCGISRMTFYYHFQDIYDLVEWSCEEDAARAIAGNKTADTWQTGLLDTFLSLRENKPFITSIYHDMSREQVERFLVPVVSDLVKDVVDEHAARRCVREQDRDFIARFFAHALIGTVLDWIARDMRDDPQQLVQRVATIADGAIETALDRLEIPGGYVAGSEGSVPEGPAAS; translated from the coding sequence ATGCCAAGCCAGCTCACCAAGCGCGCACTCGAGGAGTCGCTCAAGAGCCTCCTGCTCGAAAAGCCCCTGGGCAAGATCACCATCGCAGACATCACCGACGACTGCGGCATCAGCCGCATGACGTTCTACTATCACTTCCAGGACATCTACGACCTGGTCGAGTGGTCGTGCGAGGAGGACGCCGCGCGGGCCATCGCCGGCAACAAGACCGCCGACACCTGGCAGACCGGCCTCCTCGACACGTTTCTCTCCCTGCGCGAGAACAAGCCCTTCATCACGAGCATCTACCATGACATGAGTCGCGAGCAGGTGGAGCGGTTTCTCGTTCCCGTAGTGAGCGACCTGGTGAAGGACGTGGTTGACGAGCACGCGGCGCGTAGGTGCGTGCGCGAACAGGACAGGGACTTCATCGCGCGCTTCTTCGCGCACGCCCTCATCGGAACGGTCCTGGACTGGATCGCCCGAGACATGCGCGACGACCCGCAGCAGCTGGTGCAGCGGGTGGCCACCATCGCAGACGGCGCCATCGAGACCGCGCTCGACCGACTCGAGATCCCCGGCGGCTACGTCGCCGGGAGCGAGGGCAGCGTGCCGGAGGGACCCGCCGCGTCGTAG